In Sodalis ligni, a single genomic region encodes these proteins:
- the infA gene encoding translation initiation factor IF-1, which translates to MAKEDNIEMQGTVLDTLPNTMFRVELENGHVVTAHISGKMRKNYIRILTGDKVTVELTPYDLSKGRIVFRSR; encoded by the coding sequence ATGGCCAAAGAAGACAATATTGAAATGCAAGGCACGGTACTGGATACATTGCCTAACACCATGTTCCGCGTGGAATTGGAAAACGGGCACGTGGTAACCGCACATATCTCCGGTAAAATGCGTAAAAATTATATCCGCATCCTGACGGGCGACAAAGTCACAGTTGAGCTGACCCCGTACGACCTGAGCAAAGGCCGCATTGTCTTCCGTAGCCGCTGA
- the aat gene encoding leucyl/phenylalanyl-tRNA--protein transferase: protein MRLYRLSPNSLQFPAPTSALHEPNGLLAFGGDLSPERLLIAYQQGIFPWYSPGDVILWWSPDPRAVLFPEEFHVSRSLRRIMKRCPYRITLNHAFGEVMASCAERGQEGTWIGPEVEIAYQRLHLLGQAHSIEVWDGDTLVGGMYGVAQGALFCGESMFSRRDNASKIALLTFCRFFSQQGGKLIDCQVLNSHTASLGARDIPRRDYLALLGQLQPLTLAPHCWQPQTLSVVTLNSEPDSGE from the coding sequence ATGCGATTATACCGGCTGTCTCCCAATTCATTACAGTTTCCCGCCCCGACATCAGCGCTGCATGAACCCAACGGGCTGCTGGCGTTTGGCGGCGATTTATCCCCGGAACGTTTGCTCATCGCTTATCAACAGGGGATTTTCCCCTGGTATTCCCCTGGAGACGTCATATTATGGTGGTCGCCGGACCCCCGCGCGGTGCTGTTCCCCGAAGAGTTCCATGTCAGCCGTAGCCTCAGGCGCATCATGAAGCGCTGCCCCTACCGTATCACTCTTAATCATGCTTTTGGCGAAGTCATGGCGTCCTGCGCCGAACGAGGCCAGGAAGGCACCTGGATCGGTCCGGAAGTGGAAATCGCCTATCAGCGGCTGCACTTGCTCGGCCAGGCGCACTCCATCGAAGTCTGGGACGGCGATACCCTGGTGGGGGGCATGTATGGCGTGGCTCAGGGAGCGTTATTTTGCGGCGAATCCATGTTCAGCCGCCGGGATAACGCCTCGAAGATTGCCCTGCTGACTTTTTGCCGTTTCTTTAGTCAACAGGGCGGAAAACTGATAGACTGTCAGGTATTGAACTCACATACGGCCTCGTTAGGCGCGAGGGATATTCCCCGACGCGACTATCTCGCCCTGCTGGGTCAGTTACAACCTTTAACGCTGGCACCTCATTGCTGGCAACCACAAACCCTCTCTGTCGTCACCTTAAACAGTGAACCGGATTCCGGTGAATGA
- the cydD gene encoding heme ABC transporter permease/ATP-binding protein CydD: protein MNKTRQYVLVRWLKSQSALVKRWLRLSLLLGLFSGVVIVAQAWVLARLLQALIVDHQPRAGLLNEFFALAALFVLRAVIGLLRERAGFIAGRILRREIRRQVLDRLELLGPAWIQGKPAGSWSSLLLEQIEDMQDYYARYLPQMYLAGLVPLLILAVLFPINWTAALILFCTAPLIPLFMALVGMGAADANRRNFVALTRLSGYFLDRLRGLDTLRLFNRAQAETAHISRASDDFRLRTMEVLRLAFLSSGVLEFFASISIAVVAVYFGFSYLGELHFGSYGAGVTLFAGFLVLILAPEFFQPLRDLGTFYHAKAQAVGAAESLVTFLQSDTRAQGGGELEPDFGSLTLSAEQLVILAPDGSRLAGPLDFTLEAGRRVAIVGESGAGKSSLLNVLLGFLPYEGSLRLNGHELRDVSPQHWRRQIGWVSQSPFLPADSVRDNILLGKPDASGEELERAVDAAYVREFLPLLPRGIHSAVGENAAQLSMGQAQRVALARAMLRTPALLLLDEPTASLDAHSEALVMQALDSATRRQTTVMVTHQLADIREFDAIWVMGNGQILQQGRYSGLAAQPGPFASLLAHRLGGC from the coding sequence ATGAATAAAACCCGACAATACGTGCTGGTCCGTTGGCTCAAATCGCAAAGTGCGCTGGTGAAGCGCTGGCTCCGCCTCTCGCTGCTGCTGGGCCTGTTCAGCGGGGTGGTTATCGTCGCCCAGGCCTGGGTGCTGGCCCGTCTTCTGCAGGCGCTGATCGTGGACCATCAGCCGCGCGCCGGCCTGCTCAACGAATTTTTCGCCCTGGCCGCCCTGTTTGTCCTGCGGGCGGTCATCGGTCTGCTGCGGGAGCGCGCCGGTTTTATCGCCGGCCGCATCCTGCGGCGGGAAATACGCCGCCAGGTGCTCGATCGCCTGGAGCTGCTGGGGCCGGCCTGGATACAGGGTAAACCCGCCGGGAGCTGGAGCAGCCTGCTGCTGGAGCAGATCGAGGATATGCAGGATTACTACGCCCGCTACCTGCCGCAGATGTACCTGGCCGGGCTGGTGCCGTTGCTGATTTTGGCGGTTTTATTCCCCATCAACTGGACGGCGGCGCTGATCCTGTTTTGCACCGCGCCGTTGATCCCGCTGTTTATGGCCCTGGTGGGTATGGGCGCCGCCGACGCCAACCGGCGCAACTTTGTGGCGCTGACCCGGCTGAGCGGCTATTTCCTTGATCGCCTGCGGGGGCTGGATACGCTGAGGCTGTTCAACCGGGCGCAGGCGGAAACGGCTCATATCAGCCGCGCCAGCGACGATTTTCGCCTGCGCACCATGGAAGTGCTGCGCCTGGCGTTCCTCTCCTCCGGCGTGCTGGAGTTTTTCGCCTCCATCTCCATCGCGGTGGTGGCGGTTTATTTCGGTTTCTCCTACCTGGGGGAACTGCACTTCGGCAGCTACGGCGCCGGCGTTACGCTGTTTGCCGGTTTCCTGGTGCTGATCCTGGCGCCGGAATTTTTTCAGCCGCTGCGGGATCTGGGGACGTTTTATCATGCCAAGGCGCAGGCGGTGGGCGCGGCGGAATCACTGGTCACTTTTTTGCAGTCCGACACCCGCGCACAGGGGGGCGGTGAACTGGAGCCGGACTTTGGTTCCCTGACCTTGTCCGCGGAGCAGCTGGTTATCCTGGCGCCGGACGGCAGCCGGCTGGCCGGTCCGCTGGATTTCACCCTCGAGGCCGGCCGGCGGGTGGCCATTGTCGGGGAGAGCGGCGCCGGTAAAAGCTCGCTATTGAACGTCTTGTTGGGGTTCCTGCCCTATGAGGGCTCATTGCGCCTGAACGGCCATGAGCTACGGGACGTATCGCCCCAGCACTGGCGCAGGCAAATCGGCTGGGTAAGCCAAAGTCCTTTTTTGCCTGCCGACAGCGTGCGGGACAATATCCTGCTCGGCAAGCCCGACGCGAGCGGCGAGGAGCTGGAACGGGCGGTGGACGCTGCCTATGTGCGGGAATTCCTGCCGCTGCTGCCTCGGGGAATCCATAGCGCGGTGGGGGAAAACGCCGCGCAGCTGTCAATGGGACAAGCGCAGCGGGTCGCCCTGGCGCGGGCCATGTTGCGCACGCCGGCACTGCTGTTGCTGGACGAACCCACCGCCAGCCTGGATGCCCATAGCGAAGCATTGGTGATGCAGGCGTTGGACAGCGCAACCCGCCGGCAGACCACGGTTATGGTAACCCATCAGTTGGCGGATATCCGCGAGTTCGATGCCATCTGGGTGATGGGCAACGGCCAAATCCTTCAGCAGGGGCGCTACAGCGGGTTGGCGGCCCAACCCGGTCCGTTTGCCAGCCTGCTGGCCCATCGCCTCGGAGGATGCTGA